Proteins from one Gimesia maris genomic window:
- the ribD gene encoding bifunctional diaminohydroxyphosphoribosylaminopyrimidine deaminase/5-amino-6-(5-phosphoribosylamino)uracil reductase RibD, whose protein sequence is MDPIRVFSSPEEVMHRALELARRGTGSVEPNPAVGSIIVDHSLKLIGEGYHQQCGGPHAEIHALNMAGEQSQGKTIYVTLEPCCHQGKTGPCSQALIRAGIKKVVIAMRDPAPHVDGGGIEELKQAGIEVEVGLLESEAQALVRPFVKRVTQGLPWIHAKWAMTLDGKIATRTGHSQWISNPRSRERVHELRGRMDAIMVGQRTATADDPLLTARPPGKRIPARIVIDSQARLSVQSQLVQTVAEAPVIVVAHPSASQKKILQLEQAGVEVLQFSNCTSENESQPNLRLCMQELARRDMTNILVEGGGSLLGSCFDQRLIDEVHVFIAPKIIGGAEAVTPIAGKGLEMIPELHNLQDYQIQQLDSDIYVNGRVEHHT, encoded by the coding sequence GTGGATCCTATCAGAGTGTTTTCCAGTCCAGAAGAAGTCATGCATCGCGCCCTGGAGTTGGCTCGACGTGGCACAGGTTCTGTCGAGCCAAATCCTGCAGTCGGATCGATTATTGTCGATCACAGTCTCAAGCTCATTGGTGAAGGTTACCATCAGCAATGTGGAGGCCCCCATGCAGAAATCCATGCGCTGAATATGGCTGGTGAGCAGTCTCAGGGTAAAACCATTTATGTCACGCTTGAACCCTGTTGTCATCAGGGTAAAACCGGCCCCTGTTCTCAAGCACTGATCCGGGCCGGAATCAAGAAAGTTGTAATTGCAATGCGTGATCCCGCCCCTCACGTTGACGGTGGTGGCATTGAAGAACTGAAACAGGCTGGAATCGAAGTCGAAGTTGGTCTGCTTGAATCTGAAGCGCAGGCTCTGGTCCGCCCATTCGTAAAACGAGTGACACAGGGTTTGCCCTGGATCCACGCCAAGTGGGCCATGACACTGGATGGGAAAATTGCCACGCGGACTGGCCATTCGCAGTGGATCTCGAATCCGCGTTCAAGGGAACGGGTACATGAATTGCGAGGCCGCATGGATGCAATTATGGTCGGTCAAAGAACCGCAACAGCTGATGATCCGCTGCTGACGGCGCGCCCGCCCGGAAAAAGAATACCTGCCCGTATTGTTATTGATTCACAGGCGCGGCTTTCAGTTCAATCCCAACTGGTTCAGACCGTCGCTGAGGCGCCTGTAATTGTGGTAGCACATCCTTCCGCTTCTCAAAAAAAGATTCTCCAACTCGAACAGGCAGGAGTGGAAGTTTTGCAGTTTTCCAACTGCACCAGTGAAAATGAGAGTCAACCCAACCTGCGACTCTGCATGCAGGAACTGGCTCGAAGGGATATGACAAATATTCTGGTGGAAGGAGGAGGCAGTTTGCTGGGCTCCTGCTTTGATCAAAGGCTCATTGATGAAGTGCATGTATTCATCGCACCGAAGATTATTGGCGGAGCAGAAGCAGTAACACCCATCGCAGGTAAAGGGCTGGAAATGATTCCCGAATTACATAACCTGCAAGATTATCAGATCCAGCAATTGGATTCAGACATTTATGTGAATGGACGGGTGGAACACCACACATGA
- the thrC gene encoding threonine synthase has product MSTVSTELAYQKCISPACEATYSLDEVLTSCPKCGELLDVTYHWDQVPVPQSLREFEKRWSKRNNPIDFSGVWRFRELLPFAQDDQIITIGEGQTMLKASASVARYAGLNEDSLYLQYEGLNPSGSFKDNGMTAASTHAVMVGAKVAACASTGNTSASLAIYSSVAQKFKVVVFVGSGKIAFGKLSQALDFGAKTVQIQGDFDDALARVREVCTQEGIYLCNSVNPFRLEGQKSIMFRVLESLNWEVPDWIVVPGGNLGNSSAFGKAFMELKQLGLIDRIPRLAIINAQGANTLYQLYEQHGLRWNGGNYERDQSTDYFTQMDKENRRASTLASAIEINRPVNFSKALRALDICDGVVREVDDQQILDAKAQVGAGGLGCEPASAASVAGAKLLKSEGLIAASDRVVCILTGHQLKDPNATVAYHSATDEHMDEKLSSHGVNTAPFSNGPIVVENDLDKIIEVIRSF; this is encoded by the coding sequence ATTTCCACTGTATCGACTGAGCTTGCTTATCAGAAATGCATTTCACCTGCCTGTGAGGCGACTTATTCCCTGGACGAAGTATTAACCAGCTGTCCTAAATGTGGTGAATTGCTGGATGTGACTTATCACTGGGACCAGGTTCCAGTGCCTCAGTCGCTGCGCGAGTTCGAGAAGCGCTGGAGCAAGCGAAACAATCCCATCGATTTCAGTGGCGTCTGGAGATTCCGGGAACTACTGCCTTTCGCACAGGACGATCAGATTATTACGATCGGCGAAGGTCAAACCATGCTGAAGGCATCGGCTTCAGTCGCACGGTACGCGGGACTGAATGAAGACAGCTTATATCTGCAGTACGAAGGTCTGAATCCCTCAGGCAGCTTCAAAGATAACGGGATGACTGCCGCTTCTACACACGCTGTTATGGTAGGAGCAAAGGTTGCCGCATGTGCTTCGACAGGTAATACCAGTGCTTCACTGGCGATCTATTCCAGCGTCGCTCAGAAATTCAAAGTCGTCGTATTCGTCGGCAGTGGTAAAATTGCATTTGGAAAATTATCGCAGGCACTCGACTTCGGTGCTAAGACAGTTCAGATTCAGGGAGACTTTGATGACGCGCTGGCCCGGGTGCGTGAAGTTTGTACTCAGGAAGGGATTTACCTCTGTAACAGCGTGAATCCATTTCGACTGGAAGGCCAGAAGTCGATTATGTTTCGTGTACTCGAAAGTCTGAACTGGGAAGTACCAGACTGGATCGTAGTACCGGGCGGAAATCTTGGTAACTCAAGTGCCTTCGGTAAAGCATTTATGGAACTGAAACAGCTGGGGTTAATCGATCGCATTCCCCGGCTGGCGATCATCAATGCTCAGGGAGCCAACACCCTTTATCAACTGTATGAACAACACGGCCTGCGCTGGAATGGTGGTAATTATGAACGCGATCAATCAACAGATTATTTCACACAAATGGATAAAGAAAATCGCCGTGCCTCAACATTAGCCAGTGCGATTGAAATTAACCGGCCAGTGAATTTCTCCAAAGCTTTACGCGCCCTGGATATCTGTGATGGAGTTGTTCGTGAAGTGGATGATCAGCAGATTCTGGATGCGAAAGCGCAGGTGGGGGCAGGTGGATTGGGATGTGAACCGGCAAGTGCCGCCAGCGTCGCCGGAGCAAAACTGCTGAAAAGCGAAGGATTGATTGCTGCCAGTGATCGCGTCGTCTGTATTTTAACAGGACATCAGCTGAAAGATCCAAATGCTACTGTCGCCTATCATTCAGCAACCGATGAACATATGGATGAAAAACTGTCGAGTCATGGGGTGAATACAGCTCCTTTTTCCAACGGACCTATTGTCGTTGAGAATGATTTAGATAAAATAATAGAAGTCATTCGATCGTTTTGA